The following coding sequences lie in one Methylosinus sp. PW1 genomic window:
- a CDS encoding cell envelope integrity EipB family protein → MAQKYLIGATLACASFLALAAHAESAATVAAVTGHPQLTPHRAVYDLTLAQASGSKAPTSARGRIAFDFTGSSCEGWVQNFRQITELQPAEGPPRLSDMRSATFEAGDGKDFRFRIETKLDNVQAEDIDGKAKKKTGAALSVDLARPKPSTLSLDGGALFPTEHLRHILAAALSEERILEAKVFDGSGDGEKVFDTMSVIGRPTSSVVTEKAAQIKELEGLKRWPVSISYFEPGKRDEQPVYVLSFDLYENGVSRALKLDYGDFALTGEMTELSILPSAANCKM, encoded by the coding sequence CGAGAGTGCGGCCACTGTGGCGGCCGTCACCGGCCATCCGCAGCTGACGCCGCATCGCGCCGTCTATGATCTGACGCTGGCGCAGGCCTCGGGCAGCAAGGCGCCGACCTCGGCGCGCGGCCGCATCGCTTTCGATTTCACCGGCTCCTCCTGCGAGGGCTGGGTGCAGAATTTCCGCCAGATCACCGAGCTGCAGCCCGCCGAAGGCCCGCCGCGCCTCTCCGACATGCGCTCCGCCACTTTCGAGGCCGGCGACGGCAAGGATTTCCGTTTCCGCATCGAGACCAAGCTCGACAATGTCCAGGCCGAGGACATAGACGGCAAGGCCAAGAAGAAGACCGGCGCCGCGCTCTCGGTCGATCTCGCCCGGCCCAAGCCGTCGACGCTCTCGCTGGACGGCGGCGCGCTGTTCCCGACCGAGCATCTGCGCCATATCCTCGCCGCGGCCCTCTCCGAGGAGCGCATTCTCGAGGCCAAGGTCTTCGACGGCTCCGGCGACGGCGAGAAGGTCTTCGACACGATGAGCGTCATCGGCCGGCCGACCAGCAGCGTCGTCACCGAAAAGGCCGCGCAGATCAAGGAGCTCGAAGGGCTCAAGCGCTGGCCGGTGTCGATCTCCTATTTCGAGCCGGGCAAGCGCGACGAGCAGCCGGTCTATGTGCTGTCCTTCGACCTCTATGAGAATGGCGTCTCCCGCGCGCTGAAGCTCGACTATGGCGATTTCGCGCTGACCGGCGAGATGACCGAGCTCTCCATTCTGCCGAGCGCGGCCAACTGCAAGATGTGA